In Styela clava chromosome 10, kaStyClav1.hap1.2, whole genome shotgun sequence, the sequence caacaacgttaaaccacagttCTGGTGTGTTTGCAAGAATATAGAATCTATctatataattttaagcgacacgacaaaaccaaacacgagaccACTATATTTCtcgggaagcaattttaaaataactaaaggctTTATTCATATAGTTTTCTTTATAAACTGATTAGAACGATAAACTCtcattcttaaatatttttaaagtgaGTAAACCCAATGAGCTCATTGGTAAACccgatgttttgatcacttttggatTTTCTGCGATTGCGGCCCGCGAGAtatcctcaaaagtttttgtggCCCTTCAACCACGCAACCTTGGATCACATTGGCTTATGTAATTGGTGTGAATCATTGTAAAATCTCCTGCGGTTATTTTATTGCAATGACAATTCTTGTATGTCGAATGAGACAAGTAGTGGCATGGGTAGGATTTTGTACGAAGTAAAATTAATTCTGATCCTACAGAGGAAAAACACAGAGAAGATTCCTACAAAATGGCGTACTAGTCTTCGACTTTTCTTCCTAAAAAGACAAGAAAATGGAAAGCCAAAGTTTGACAAAATGTGTGTGAGTGGGAGGAATTGCATAAAACTCGTGGAGTTTATGCGTGAAAGCAAAGTAtgagttagaaaaatatatattatgttgaTGATGAATTCTACCGACGCGACACGCGCTGGCAATTCTGTTTCGATGACGCATCGTATGTCACAGACTAGCCCACCGTTCGCTCCATCGTTACTGTAACGATATCTCGCTATCTGGCGTTTTATTAACATAGGCCTATTATCAGCCCATATTGCAGAAGGACCATTAAGCTTGGGACTATGTTTATAATGTCTGAATGTGGCGATCCAGGGCCTTACACCCAATCTACGATCATGTTTTTAATTGTCAGTTTAGACTAAACCATTTTTTAACATACAGACATAGGTCTAACGTCAGAACGTTTTGTTTTAAGATATTCAATCCGAATACAGTAGGGTACTGCAGCAATAGTCTGCGCACTGCGTTTGTTTAAAAATCAGTACCGGTAGCAGTACACTGCAGTAGTAGGTCTTCTGTGGAATTGAGACATAAGTTTATTGTCATGTCTTGCTTGATTCTTGTATGTTTAAACCTAATACTAGGTtggtaccagtaccggtactgcaGTAGTAGGGTTTCTGTGAAATTGAGACATAAGTTTATTGTCATGTCTTGCTTGATTCTTGCATGTTTAAACCTAATACTAGGTtggtaatacagtaataatgaGCTGTAATACCTGAATACTGTGATAAATGCTCTTTTAGCTCGTTATTTTAATCCTGTATAATATTTGTCTAGTGTGTTAACTTTTTGCAGTTTTGTGAGATGTTTTCACTCAGAACAAGCCTCTGTCTGTCTGTCAGTACAGAGGCgtagttcttaccacttcatggcagctcctgccacgagcGAActgcggcagctcttgccatggttttatagcgttATTCAGTAATTAGTATTAatggtatattcacaaattaatgtaccagattttaattgatcatgcggaataATATCTACTTGAACCCTAACCCCAAGTCCATCAAAAcagtatccataagaaaaacgttccaacttacccaatatttgtcaccataagagatagccctgtctttacggcagcaaaattttacctgtcattggttttcaatttgctaccgcggtaacggcagctcgtcattggtttgtgacagctaaaaagtcagtcgccgtagTTTTGGCCGTatcggccatggtatggaaataccgccatggttttgcggcagctgcagacgccacaaaatgtttaaaactgcacttgtcaGTACAAGCACCATCTAACCTGTAATTAACTTAGCTACTGAACTTGTAAAAACCATAATCTCTTCGGTTCAGTATTGCCCCATCTATTTCGGTATCTTATTAGACTCCAGACGAGAAAATATGGCTATGTGTTTAAAGCTGTGATTTGTGACCCCGAATGACTCTTAGCTTAGTAGCTTGTGACCCCAACATACTGACATACAATTGGTTAGTGCCATCGTTCTAATCAATTGGTCATACTGCCATATCGCACACACCATTTTATTGTATCATGGCAGCgtatgaaataaataatctaCTGTATTTATGGTTCcacatgaaaatgtttttagttgaaaatataatatactgGTATTTAAATGCGAAAGTTGAAATTGTTACTTACAATGTAATACTTGTACAGCAATTACAGATATTTCTGAGTTTCAGACTATGATAAGTTCAACAGTTTTGTCTTTGCTCATCGGCCCAATATTACAGTTATTATCCATACCATGGGGATAATTTGTAAACaacatttttattgttattattgtttCTAATCCTTTGGCAACGACCATATACAGATATGGAGTAGACAATTCTGCACACAAGtactttttaattatattaaaattcaaagtaaaaaaaaatatgtttgatattAGTCTGCCTCTGTATTTTGAAAGGAGGAATCTTACAGGTATAATATTGTTACGCTAAATTGTTAGATTGTAATCCTGTAATGAAATTTTCCTaattgcagattttcatcagttaCATTATGCTCAATGGCTGAACAGAAAAATCAACCATCGACAAACTTGCTTTTTTCTCCTGCTAACAATGACCTGTTCAATGTGAACAATTCTAGTGCATTCCTAGTGCCTGTGCAGGGAACAACTTCGTCTGCATTGATGACATCTGAAAATCCTGCAGAAGAAGATAGTTTCCTTGGACAAAATAATGCTCAACAACCAGCAACCTTTTCTCTTTTTACCGGAGCAGAAGGAAGTGATCCGTTTTCTGCTGTGGGTAATGCTCCTCCTGGAAGTAAATCAAGTGGAATTACAACTTCTGAACAAGAACCAAGCCTGTTTGTCCCCTCTTCTACAAGGTCTAGTCCACCATTGCTGAGCACTTCAAGTTATAGCACAAGTAGCTATAGCACACCACTTGTGAATTCTAGTTTCCAATCGCCCACACCTATGGCTATGTCATCAACAAATGGTATAGCGCCCCCACCTACACAAAGCTACTCGGGTACCCCAAGTGGTCGTTTGTCACATTACTCAACTCCAAGATATGTTCCTCCACCTGATTATGGTATTGCTCCCACATCAGCGACGCCTGTATCATTTCCGCCTAGTGGAAATGCTCCACCTCCTCCTATGGCTGGTTTTACCCCAAGTCCATATGCCCCTAATGTACAGTACAATGCAGCAGCACCACCACCATCATTTGCAAAACTTGCAGATTCTACTCCACCCCCACCAAGTGCTGAAAGCATGTATCACCTAGTCTCTTCACATTGGTGCTACAGTAAAACACTTTCAGATGGATCTCTAATTTGGAATCCATTTTCCTATTTTGATTCTCAGAATTTGGAAGAAGCTGCTAGGAAAGGTACCGAAGAAATTGTAATCACAGATGGTGGTAGATATGATGTAGCTGTTAAAAGTCGTGAACGAACAAGTGTTTATTGGGAGGAGCCGGTTGCTCAAGTGAGACGTTGTACATGGTTTGCGAAAGCAGATACTGATCACAGATATGAACCTTTTGATGAGGCACTGTCATTGAAACTTGAAGAAGAATACAAAAAAGTTGTCATTGGTAATACATGGCACAAACAAATTGATCTCAGCGGAGGTGAAATGATTGTTATTCACAATCCTCAAGTTATTGTTCATCTAATACCTAGGGAAAATGAAGTTGGGATGTTCCCTGAACAGCAAATGAAGTCGCGTATTGTTAAGCGTGGTATTACAGAAATTGACATGAGCAGGGAAATTCCTGAAAACGAAATTGGTGAGCCAGATCATGTTGTGTTTGTTTGTCATGGCATTGGGCCAGTATGTGACCTGAGATCCCGTACGATAGTTGAATGTGTAGATGATATTCGAGCAATTCAGCTCTCTCTGCTAAAATCCCATTTTAAAAATGCTTTAGAAGGAAAACGTGCTCAAAGAATTGAGTTTCTTCCCATACATTGGCATCGGGCACTTCATGGTGATGCCAATGGCGTTGATCGAGATATACGAAGGTTAACACTTCCAAGTATACAGAGATTAAGGCATTTTACAAATGAAACACTTCTTGACATTCTGTTTTATTCAAGTCCTGTTTATTGTCAAACAATTGCTGAAACTATAGGTGCTGGAATCAACTCTCTACATCAGTTGTTTTTGAGTCGTAATCCAAATTTCAACGGTAAATTTTCGATAGCTGGTCATAGCTTGGGAGCACTAATGGTTTTTGATCTATTGTGCAACCAAGGCACCAAACAGCAAACTTATGATTTGGATCCGAAACCGTCATCTGTTCCTGATGAACTAACAGTGCCTCAGTCAAATATTTCGGCACGATCATCAACGCCAAATTCTACTCAGGATGGAAGCCTGATAGATGAAGAAGTGGAAGAAACTACGTTGGATGATCTTCTAGCTAAATTAAATCTTGTTAAGTTTAAAGAAAACTTCGAAGCTGAACAGATGGAGATGGACACTTTACTCTTGTGTGGTGAAAATGATTTAAAGGACCTTGGCTTACCAATGGGTCCTCGTAAAAAGTTGGTTGGATATTTGAAACAACAGCAACAAGAACAAGAGAGGAAACGACAGGAGAAAGATGCACAAGCCAAACGTCTTGAGGAAGAAAGACGACTTATGGAACAAAAAGTTGAACAGGAAGCTGTTGCTCCTGTAAATCAAAGAATGGAATCTGTGACAGGATTTTTGTCTAGCGCTATGAATGTACATGTTGATTTTCAGCAATACGATTGCGGAACAGGACAGCCCATGGTTAAATATCCTCAGCTACAGTTTGATCCCGAAATTTTCTTCACACTGGGATCACCCATTGGAATGTTTTTGACTGTCCGTGGTATATCCGACCTTGGTGAAGAATTTTGCTTACCAACATGTGGtcgatttttcaatgtttttcacCCATATGATCCAGTTGCTTATCGTGTAGAACCTTTAATCAACCCGGAGTTTTCTTTGAAACCTGTACAAGTTCCCCATTATAAAGGACGTAAGCGACTTCATTTAGAGCTACGAGATAGCTTAGGACGAATGGGAACTGAATTGAAACAAGGCATCATTAACTCAGTTAAACGAGCTATTGGAAGCATGCAAAAGTTCGCTCAAAATTGGCAGGGAAATGCAGAATCATCGGAGAAAGAGATGGAAGAAGAAGTTGAAAAAGTTGCTGACGAATTGTTAAAACAGCAAAGTGAAAAATCCCATGAAAATGATGACATTGTATCAGTGGCGTCGGAGTCTAGTCAAATACCTGGAGGGATGGGAAGACTTAATGGAGGGCAGAGAATTGACTATGTACTACAAGAGCGACCACTAGAAAGTTTTAATGACTATCTTTTTGCATTTCAAAGTCATCTTTGCTATTGGAATAGTGAAGATACAGTTCTTCTTATGATGAAAGAAATATATAGAGGAATGGATATTCTATCAGACAGCCAAATTCAAAAGATTCAAGCTGCACAGCAGGTTCAGACTTTACCCCCAACATTAAATCAACCACTTGGACTACCGCCACCACCAATGTCTTCTTATCCAGtgccaaaataaataaacattctTCCTTATTTAACGAATATAGATTGCCGATGCCAAATGACCAAACTACTAAACAAAGGGTGATTTTGTGAAGTACGAAAATTAAAAATGCTATTGCACTATTAATTTGACCTTGtagttaaataataatatatatcatcaaCATTCTTCTGTATTGTTGAACTATTATTCAACTAGAGAATATTTCAGAAACTGGCCATGTAGAATATCTGAAATATAAGCCAAAGGTCCATGCATGTCAGATTAATCTTGATATGTTAGGAGTTTTACATCAGCAACATGGCAATTTTGTTTTCCTGTTAGATACATATACCTATATGCCAAAGGGTCAtgatattttttctaaaattggtTCTAGAGTACAAATAGCAACAATCATAGTTTTTTCCTGAAGTTGTGTAAAATGCCTCATCATTCTGGATATACTTTTCTAATTCAACTTCCTGGGTCAAAGTTGAACTGGTACTTCTGCATTATAAACAGAATTATAAAATAAGAACTTTGCCCGTTAATTTCATATGAAGTATATTGCACTGGATTTAGTTGTTGAAGCAAGTTTGCAATATTCTATCTCCTATGGTGTAAAACATGTTATCGGCACCTTCGTTGCGAAATGAATGGTATATATACATTATTGTTTTGGAGAGGCCCTCACTGGCAGAGACATGTGTCTTTGGAGCACCTTCACAGGGCTGTCTAATGTATAAAATGTTGCTGTTCATTGTCTTTCTGGCAAAGAATTTATTTGTAACTTTGCCTTCAGCTGGCTCTAGTTTATAATGTCATTGTTGCCTTTGCATAGATATATGTGGTGAGTTGAAGTCAGATAATTTGTTTCACTTGTGCAATAAGTAGCCATAGGTGCACCGTCTGAGTTGCTATTTGACCATTTCAATTGTTTTCTTGATTTGCTGataaaattgtatattattatggtaaaatgatatttatgtGAATTATTATAATATGGCTCATCAAAGGTCTGTTACTATAAGTTACAGAGTAGTTATTCCTGAATCAGCAGATCGCAAGGACTCACAACGGACTTTGTCCATCTCTTATTTAGTTAGGATGCTGCGGATTATCTGTCTCTATTGTGGTTGTGAATGTTTGCCATCGACGTCCAATAAATTTGAACATTATGTCTTACGGCTCGGGGATTCGAAAATGCCGACTTCCACATTAAATTATGTGAAGTTTTCTCATCATCCGTGTTGAATCTGTATGGGAGAGGTTTGgaaatattgtttacaaatCGCTTCAGAAATGCCCGTTTAATATGCTTGATTGGATACTACTCCCATGCTTGATCCGATATGAAAATGGATTTGCTTGTAAATATTGTAAGGTAAAAGGGAACTTGGCACGCGGAAATAGTTTTTGCGCCCTTACCACGACGATTCATCAACTTTTGCACACTTCATGGAATAAGCTTACAATTTTTGCCAGATATGTTTTCGAtgtcattattttttgttaaaactaGGTTGGTTAAACAAGGCAAAAATTCAACCTACTTCAAAATTTAGAACCAGCAGACAGATGCGCACGACGTCTTGCGCCAATGAAAGGCATTGAATAAAGACAAATAATTTTGAACGAATTTTATCACAATAAGCGCCATTTTACTTTCTATTTATAGATGATAAATCTTCGTAGCCCAACATAATACAGTGTTAAGTAGGTACTCTTGAAGTattcgcaccaagatgtcgcataacctgaaccctgacctggtacacaaactcaGTTGGTGCGCATTCTTCAGGAGGTCCGATAAGTGAACATGGTCTGTGTTAAGTTTTGCCATGAAAATTCAGGAAAACAAAAGAGTGAGGTGTAGTGTGATAGTGTCGAAAGTAAagaaaatcaatataaaaatacatgacGCAAGCGAGGAACAGAATAGTAAAGCAAAGGTGTTAGGTGTGTATAGTAGGTGTTCGCTCATAGTCGGGTTCTTAAAACTGGCAAGTTTGGAGCTTGGGACCAGATTGTCAAACGAAATGACTGTGACATAAGAACTAACATTAGAAAAATCCACTACTATTTATAAATCTATGCAATTTATGAGCTACATCATCGTTGTTGACTTTATTTGTCCAATGTAACGTGTTCTTCACCACAAAAACACGTTCAGAGTTGTGCCTTTTTTCACATGTAATCATtgctttgttgtttttattgtttatttacgGATCGCATAAGCCTATATTATCCGTGTTGTGGCGTTATTGAGCTGAGTGTCATACATCATGCATCTTGGAGTTACAACACGATATAACAAAATGAGTggagatatatatatgaatatgtagatatgaatttaaaatgataatgGAAAGTTTTATGTTAGGAAAACTTCTGCATTTATAATGTAAATATGCTGCGACCCTTGTTCGGGAAAATATTTTGCACGGAATCATGTTTACATTAGCCGGAACATTTCCTACTAGCGCAATCCAAACAATTGCTTTCGCTATGATCCGGCTATGAACGTTTCGATTATGTGGATACATTTATTGTCCTCCGACGGAGGTGCGTTGAGCATTAGTGGAGTTTTGTGACGAAGACATGTATGCTTGAAACTAGGGTATTGATAGTAACAAAAGTAGATGAGAAGTCCACAGTGAGGTCTGAAATTCCTATATTTCCGATCAGCAacgcaaaaaaacattttaattcggctgccacaaccaaactaaaaccaaattatgaTGTTTCACCTAAAAATAGTTCAAGGGAGTTGTTGAGGTTAagtttagttttggcacaaggcttattgtttttcactttcaaaacactgtaaatattgttcataaaatgtaactttttacgttacACTTACACGGCCCGCCAGTCTATCTAGAGTGGGCAGATTTTCGGCCCTTGGTCCAAAAACATTGCCCCACCCCTGTGTTAGAAGGTTTGATTTGATGCCACAGATAAGCAAAGAATTTTCTTAACGCTTTGCTAACGTTGGCCTTAATCATCCAATGTTCTGATCCTGGATGATTCACATAATTAGACCTTTTTTACCTCACTAATTTTAACCAGCTATACCGACAGAGTTACGATCACAAAATATCTTCTTCTTACGACTTGAAATTGACTTGGATTCGAATCAAGTCAACAAtgttcaaattcaaatatttaaatgacaACTTCACACCGATTTCGGCTCGACTTGAAATAGAAtagtaaaaaaagaaaatttgactCGACTTAACACAATAAATTGGAGTTGATGACTAGGAGCCGTCCAGCGCCACGTATAGTGAATATTGTTCTGACAGGTTTATATACTCCTCACGAGGCAAATTGATCTTGGATATTGGCTACGGATTTcctgaatattatttatatatactacATTTTTAAAAGAGCGAATTATAAACGTGAATTTATTGCAATAAAAGTTGGCGAAACTTAGATGCTATCTTCTAAAGAAGCGAAATTACAGTAGGAAAGGTGACcaatatgaaaatgaaaaaagaaaacagtgtcgtttttgtgggaaatcttTTCGTTTCAAGATAAGATTACATAAACATAATGTAACACACGATGAAAAACTTACATGTGAGAAGTCTGTGGTAAATCTTGCACCACTGAACGTACACTACTAGAGTACCATTCAAAGACACACTTTGAAGAGGAATATTGATGCTCCGTCTGTGATAAAGCTTTCAGCCGCATTTGTTAATGAAACTGCATTTAAAGATTCATATTGTACAGGAGAAAAAATATGATTGCAATGAATGCGGAAAATCATTCAGGTTCCGAACAGGACTGgctaaacatataaaaaatcataCCCAGGATAAAAATCATTATTGCGATTTTTGCGGCAAGTCATTAAGAAGGAAGTCAGGTTTGACGAGTCATTCAAATATCCATTTGCCAGTAATGTGAGAAGCCATGAAAATGCCAAATTTGTGGAAAGGCATTTTGGGA encodes:
- the LOC120337471 gene encoding triacylglycerol hydrolase DDHD2-like; this translates as MAEQKNQPSTNLLFSPANNDLFNVNNSSAFLVPVQGTTSSALMTSENPAEEDSFLGQNNAQQPATFSLFTGAEGSDPFSAVGNAPPGSKSSGITTSEQEPSLFVPSSTRSSPPLLSTSSYSTSSYSTPLVNSSFQSPTPMAMSSTNGIAPPPTQSYSGTPSGRLSHYSTPRYVPPPDYGIAPTSATPVSFPPSGNAPPPPMAGFTPSPYAPNVQYNAAAPPPSFAKLADSTPPPPSAESMYHLVSSHWCYSKTLSDGSLIWNPFSYFDSQNLEEAARKGTEEIVITDGGRYDVAVKSRERTSVYWEEPVAQVRRCTWFAKADTDHRYEPFDEALSLKLEEEYKKVVIGNTWHKQIDLSGGEMIVIHNPQVIVHLIPRENEVGMFPEQQMKSRIVKRGITEIDMSREIPENEIGEPDHVVFVCHGIGPVCDLRSRTIVECVDDIRAIQLSLLKSHFKNALEGKRAQRIEFLPIHWHRALHGDANGVDRDIRRLTLPSIQRLRHFTNETLLDILFYSSPVYCQTIAETIGAGINSLHQLFLSRNPNFNGKFSIAGHSLGALMVFDLLCNQGTKQQTYDLDPKPSSVPDELTVPQSNISARSSTPNSTQDGSLIDEEVEETTLDDLLAKLNLVKFKENFEAEQMEMDTLLLCGENDLKDLGLPMGPRKKLVGYLKQQQQEQERKRQEKDAQAKRLEEERRLMEQKVEQEAVAPVNQRMESVTGFLSSAMNVHVDFQQYDCGTGQPMVKYPQLQFDPEIFFTLGSPIGMFLTVRGISDLGEEFCLPTCGRFFNVFHPYDPVAYRVEPLINPEFSLKPVQVPHYKGRKRLHLELRDSLGRMGTELKQGIINSVKRAIGSMQKFAQNWQGNAESSEKEMEEEVEKVADELLKQQSEKSHENDDIVSVASESSQIPGGMGRLNGGQRIDYVLQERPLESFNDYLFAFQSHLCYWNSEDTVLLMMKEIYRGMDILSDSQIQKIQAAQQVQTLPPTLNQPLGLPPPPMSSYPVPK